In Papaver somniferum cultivar HN1 chromosome 1, ASM357369v1, whole genome shotgun sequence, a genomic segment contains:
- the LOC113352298 gene encoding thiamine thiazole synthase 2, chloroplastic-like, with protein MLLQQIVVSSCGHDGPFGATGVKRLKSIGLIDSVPGMKALDMNTAEDAFVRLTREIVRGMIVTGMEVAEINGAPRMGPTFGAMMISGKKAAHLALKALGQPNVIDINYTDMGGIVPELILAAAESAEIAEA; from the exons ATGTT actccaacagatTGTTGTTAGTTCATGTGGTCATGATGGTCCTTTTGGTGCTACTGGTGTTAAAAGGTTGAAGAGTATCGGTTTAATTGACTCTGTTCCTGGAATGAAAGCTCTCGACATGAACACCGCTGAAGATGCATTTGTTAGACTCACTAGAGAAATTGTTCGTGGTATGATCGTCACTGGTATGGAAGTTGCTGAAATTAATGGCGCCCCAAGAAtg GGACCAACATTCGGAGCTATGATGATTTCAGGGAAAAAGGCAGCACATTTGGCATTGAAGGCATTGGGACAACCTAATGTCATTGATATAAACTACACTGATATGGGAGGTATTGTACCAGAGCTGATCCTAGCTGCTGCTGAATCAGCTGAGATTGCTGAAGCATAA
- the LOC113352304 gene encoding thiamine thiazole synthase 2, chloroplastic-like — MDFIQENDTFELIVVSSCGHDGPFGATGVKRLKSIGLIDSVPGMKALDMNTAEDAIVSLTREIVRGMVVTGMEVAEIDGAPRMGPTFGAMMISGQKAAHLVLKALGQPNVIDGNYTDMGGIVPELILAAAESAETAEA; from the exons ATGGATTTCATTCAAGAAAAcgatacttttgaactt atTGTTGTTAGTTCATGTGGTCATGATGGTCCTTTTGGTGCTACTGGTGTTAAAAGGTTGAAGAGTATCGGTTTAATTGACTCTGTTCCTGGAATGAAAGCTCTCGACATGAACACCGCTGAAGATGCAATTGTTAGCCTCACTAGAGAAATTGTCCGTGGTATGGTCGTCACTGGTATGGAAGTTGCTGAAATTGATGGCGCCCCAAGAAtg GGACCAACATTCGGAGCTATGATGATTTCAGGGCAAAAGGCAGCACATTTGGTATTGAAGGCATTGGGACAACCTAATGTCATTGATGGAAACTACACTGATATGGGAGGTATTGTACCAGAGCTGATCCTAGCTGCTGCTGAATCAGCTGAGACTGCTGAAGCTTAA